A region of Burkholderiales bacterium JOSHI_001 DNA encodes the following proteins:
- a CDS encoding uncharacterized protein involved in biosynthesis of c-type cytochromes (PFAM: Cytochrome C biogenesis protein), translating into MSEILRPTVLAAALVLALHAPGWAADAAPASTNPALEAQVMAIATELRCLVCQNQTIADSHAELAVDLRREIRGMLEKGQSQREILDFMTQRYGDFVLYRPPVKSTTFLLWGGPALLLLGGVGALVMVLRRRQKLGAEAFDPDTPDTPDEQEAVSR; encoded by the coding sequence ATGTCTGAAATCCTTCGCCCCACGGTCCTGGCCGCGGCCCTGGTGCTGGCCTTGCACGCGCCCGGCTGGGCCGCCGACGCCGCGCCCGCGTCGACCAACCCGGCGCTGGAAGCCCAGGTCATGGCCATCGCCACCGAACTGCGCTGCCTGGTGTGCCAGAACCAGACCATTGCCGATTCACACGCCGAACTGGCGGTGGACCTGCGGCGCGAAATCCGCGGCATGCTCGAAAAGGGCCAGAGCCAGCGCGAAATCCTGGACTTCATGACCCAGCGCTATGGCGACTTCGTGCTGTACCGCCCGCCGGTGAAGTCCACCACCTTCCTGCTGTGGGGCGGCCCGGCCCTGCTGCTGCTGGGCGGGGTGGGGGCGCTGGTGATGGTGCTGCGCCGCCGACAGAAACTGGGTGCCGAGGCCTTCGACCCCGATACACCCGACACGCCCGACGAGCAGGAAGCCGTTTCCCGATGA
- a CDS encoding periplasmic protein thiol:disulfide oxidoreductase, DsbE subfamily (PFAM: Redoxin~TIGRFAM: periplasmic protein thiol:disulfide oxidoreductases, DsbE subfamily) yields the protein MKKFLIPLALFLVLAGFLAVGLNLNPREVPSPLVNKPAPNFAAPLLSAPDKRISRDDMLGKVWILNVWASWCVACREEHPVLVEFSKRKVVPIYGLNYKDRREDGLNWLAQQGDPYTDSVVDADGRIGIDYGVYGVPETFVIDKQGVIRFKQIGPVTPEVLKDKIEPLLAKLNV from the coding sequence ATGAAGAAGTTCCTGATCCCGCTGGCACTGTTCCTGGTGCTGGCGGGCTTCCTGGCCGTGGGCCTGAACCTGAACCCGCGCGAGGTGCCGTCCCCGCTGGTGAACAAGCCGGCGCCGAATTTCGCCGCACCGCTGCTGTCCGCGCCCGACAAGCGCATCAGCCGCGACGACATGCTGGGCAAGGTGTGGATCCTGAACGTCTGGGCCAGCTGGTGCGTGGCCTGCCGCGAAGAACACCCGGTGCTGGTGGAGTTTTCCAAGCGCAAGGTCGTGCCCATCTACGGCCTGAACTACAAGGACCGCCGCGAGGACGGCCTGAACTGGCTGGCCCAGCAGGGCGACCCCTACACCGACTCGGTGGTGGACGCCGATGGCCGCATCGGCATCGACTACGGTGTGTACGGCGTGCCCGAAACCTTCGTCATCGACAAGCAGGGTGTCATTCGCTTCAAGCAGATCGGGCCGGTCACGCCCGAGGTGCTGAAGGACAAGATCGAGCCGCTGCTGGCCAAGCTCAATGTCTGA
- a CDS encoding ClpP class periplasmic serine protease (PFAM: Peptidase family S49~TIGRFAM: signal peptide peptidase SppA, 36K type), producing MRGDYMLSEYASTYWAMEPLRLNALTATMVSMFVNRRPDMQGEAWAQPAYAAPARKSPSTVPARGKGRGIYLITVGGMIVPRAGVVTDYCGGTSTQQVRAWLREALADDGVGQVLIEFNTPGGAVTDVLELGDDIRQAATRKPVIGIANHLAASAGYWLGAQCSQLYVAPSGEVGSIGVYTVHEDLSKALEAAGVKYTLISAGRFKTELHPYGAPDREALDFAQQGVDAHYTAFTQAVARGRGVSVDTVRTGMGQGRVLMAKPALSQRMVDGILTLDQLVGNMVSGAPGFGGASALASTSTPALPRPTIGSDRPALRRARMDLDLM from the coding sequence ATGCGCGGCGACTACATGCTGAGCGAGTACGCATCCACCTACTGGGCAATGGAGCCCCTCCGCCTGAACGCGCTGACCGCGACCATGGTCAGCATGTTCGTGAACCGCCGGCCCGACATGCAGGGCGAGGCCTGGGCCCAGCCCGCCTACGCGGCACCGGCGCGGAAGTCACCTTCTACGGTTCCCGCCCGCGGCAAGGGCCGCGGCATCTACCTCATCACAGTGGGCGGCATGATCGTGCCGCGCGCGGGCGTCGTTACTGACTACTGCGGCGGCACCAGCACACAGCAGGTGCGCGCGTGGCTGCGCGAAGCCCTGGCAGATGATGGCGTGGGCCAGGTGCTGATCGAGTTCAACACCCCGGGCGGCGCTGTCACGGACGTGCTCGAACTGGGTGACGACATCCGCCAGGCAGCGACGCGCAAGCCGGTGATCGGGATCGCGAACCACCTTGCCGCGTCCGCGGGCTATTGGCTGGGCGCACAGTGCTCGCAGCTGTACGTTGCCCCGAGCGGCGAGGTCGGAAGCATCGGGGTCTACACCGTGCACGAGGACTTGTCCAAAGCACTGGAGGCGGCGGGCGTCAAATACACCCTGATCAGCGCCGGCCGCTTCAAGACCGAGTTGCACCCCTACGGCGCTCCCGACCGCGAGGCCCTGGATTTCGCCCAGCAGGGGGTGGACGCGCACTACACGGCCTTCACTCAGGCAGTGGCGCGCGGCCGCGGGGTCAGCGTCGATACCGTGCGGACCGGCATGGGTCAAGGCCGCGTGCTGATGGCAAAGCCTGCCCTCTCCCAGCGCATGGTGGACGGCATCCTCACCCTGGATCAGCTGGTGGGGAACATGGTTTCAGGCGCGCCCGGCTTCGGTGGGGCGTCGGCCCTGGCCAGCACCAGCACGCCGGCCCTGCCACGCCCCACCATCGGCAGCGACCGGCCCGCCTTGCGTCGCGCCCGCATGGACTTGGACCTGATGTAG
- a CDS encoding cytochrome c biogenesis factor (PFAM: Tetratricopeptide repeat) → MTSRIDELRAQLRALDAATPDADSAAKRTALERELLDLVVKGGDAPVAAAAPAVPLAAAAGLHDVPGPQRPSGALVAGIVMFVLVFGAAGYAWLGNHDGWNTAPGVVAKAEGGAPPGASHSMDQGQIAAMAEQLAERLKAKPDDAEGWLMLGRSYTVLGRFPEAAPAYKKVLELRPKDAQAHADYADALGMVNGRRLDGEPSELIAKALNLDPDNLKALALAGTIAFQKSDFATAVKHWERAIGKAEPNSELGQNLKNGVAEARQRGGLPGGAALPPATAQSAMPPAAAAPGGNAPPAADAAAAAITGRITLAAGLKDKAGPEDTVFIFARNAQGPKMPLAILRKQVKDLPADFTLDDSLAMSPAARLSGANAVVVGARVSKSGNAMPQPGDLQGLSAVVKPGAKGLQIEIAEAVQ, encoded by the coding sequence ATGACATCCCGGATTGATGAACTGCGCGCGCAACTGCGTGCGCTGGACGCGGCCACGCCCGACGCCGACAGCGCCGCGAAACGCACGGCGCTGGAGCGCGAGCTGCTGGACCTGGTGGTGAAGGGCGGCGACGCGCCCGTGGCGGCCGCCGCACCGGCCGTGCCCCTGGCCGCCGCGGCGGGCCTGCACGATGTACCGGGGCCGCAGCGCCCATCGGGTGCGCTGGTGGCCGGCATCGTGATGTTCGTGCTGGTGTTTGGTGCCGCGGGTTATGCCTGGCTGGGCAACCATGACGGCTGGAACACCGCGCCCGGCGTGGTGGCCAAGGCCGAGGGCGGGGCGCCCCCCGGCGCTTCGCACTCCATGGACCAGGGCCAGATCGCTGCCATGGCCGAACAACTGGCCGAACGCCTGAAGGCCAAGCCCGACGACGCCGAAGGCTGGCTGATGCTGGGCCGCAGCTACACCGTGCTGGGCCGTTTCCCGGAGGCCGCGCCGGCCTACAAGAAGGTGCTGGAACTGCGGCCCAAGGACGCGCAGGCGCATGCCGATTACGCCGACGCCCTGGGCATGGTGAACGGCCGCAGGCTCGACGGCGAGCCCAGCGAACTGATCGCCAAGGCCCTGAACCTGGACCCCGACAACCTCAAGGCCCTGGCCCTGGCGGGCACCATCGCGTTCCAGAAGTCGGACTTCGCCACCGCGGTGAAGCACTGGGAACGCGCCATCGGCAAGGCCGAACCCAACAGCGAACTGGGCCAGAACCTGAAGAACGGCGTGGCCGAAGCGCGCCAGCGCGGCGGCCTGCCCGGTGGCGCCGCCCTGCCGCCAGCCACCGCCCAGAGCGCCATGCCGCCCGCGGCGGCGGCGCCCGGTGGCAATGCCCCGCCCGCGGCCGATGCGGCGGCAGCCGCCATCACCGGCCGCATCACGCTGGCCGCCGGCCTGAAGGACAAGGCCGGGCCCGAAGACACCGTGTTCATCTTCGCGCGCAACGCCCAGGGCCCGAAGATGCCGCTGGCCATCCTGCGCAAGCAGGTCAAGGACCTTCCGGCCGACTTCACCCTGGACGACAGCCTGGCCATGAGCCCCGCAGCGCGCCTGTCCGGCGCCAACGCGGTGGTGGTGGGCGCGCGCGTCAGCAAGAGCGGCAACGCCATGCCCCAGCCCGGTGACCTGCAAGGCCTGTCGGCGGTGGTCAAGCCCGGTGCCAAGGGCCTGCAGATCGAGATTGCCGAGGCCGTCCAGTAA
- a CDS encoding RraA family protein (PFAM: Demethylmenaquinone methyltransferase~TIGRFAM: RraA famliy), translating to MSEFSTCEMCDGHKSRMDGSFRVLPPVFRDFGAKARFCGPVVTVKCPEDNTQVKALVESPGQGRVLVVDGGASLRRALLGDMLAGKAVANGWAGIVIDGCVRDVAILATLDIGIRALAAMPLPTDRKGIGEHDIPVQIQGVWVRPGDWLYADADGMVVTAGPA from the coding sequence ATGAGCGAGTTTTCCACCTGCGAGATGTGCGACGGCCACAAGAGCCGCATGGACGGGTCATTCCGCGTGTTGCCGCCGGTGTTCCGCGACTTCGGCGCCAAGGCGCGGTTTTGCGGCCCTGTGGTCACCGTCAAATGCCCGGAGGACAACACCCAGGTCAAGGCCCTGGTGGAAAGCCCGGGCCAGGGCCGCGTGCTGGTGGTGGACGGCGGGGCGTCGCTGCGCCGCGCGCTGCTGGGCGACATGCTGGCCGGCAAGGCGGTGGCCAACGGCTGGGCCGGCATCGTCATCGACGGCTGCGTTCGCGACGTGGCCATCCTGGCCACGCTGGACATCGGCATCCGGGCCTTGGCGGCCATGCCGCTGCCCACCGACCGCAAGGGCATCGGCGAGCACGACATCCCGGTGCAGATCCAGGGTGTTTGGGTGCGGCCCGGCGACTGGCTGTATGCCGACGCCGACGGCATGGTGGTCACGGCCGGTCCGGCCTGA
- a CDS encoding protein of unknown function (DUF697) (PFAM: Domain of unknown function (DUF697)), with amino-acid sequence MAIAPVEIPQHDDAIERVVKQCRRLVRQRALIAAGVAMVPLPGVDWVTDVGILVKLLPRISASFGLAPEQVERLAPERKVVVFKVLSATGSLVLGRAVTRTVVLQLLKLVGVRLTTQQATKWLPVAGQAVSAALTYSALQYVCEQHIQQCAAVARQLALPAPAQPLEALPQGPAR; translated from the coding sequence ATGGCCATCGCGCCGGTCGAGATTCCGCAGCACGACGACGCCATCGAACGCGTGGTGAAGCAATGCCGGCGCCTGGTGCGCCAGCGCGCGCTCATCGCTGCGGGGGTGGCCATGGTGCCGCTGCCGGGGGTGGACTGGGTCACCGACGTGGGCATCCTGGTGAAGCTGCTGCCGCGCATCAGTGCCAGCTTCGGCCTGGCGCCTGAACAGGTGGAACGCCTGGCGCCCGAGCGCAAAGTGGTGGTGTTCAAGGTGCTCTCGGCCACCGGCAGCCTGGTGCTGGGCCGTGCGGTCACGCGCACCGTGGTGCTGCAATTGCTGAAGCTGGTGGGCGTGCGCCTGACCACCCAGCAGGCCACCAAATGGCTGCCTGTCGCGGGGCAGGCGGTGTCGGCCGCGCTCACCTACTCGGCGCTGCAGTACGTGTGCGAGCAGCACATCCAGCAATGCGCCGCTGTGGCGCGGCAGTTGGCCCTGCCGGCGCCCGCCCAGCCGCTTGAAGCGCTGCCGCAGGGGCCCGCCCGCTAG
- a CDS encoding c-type cytochrome biogenesis protein CcmF (PFAM: Cytochrome C assembly protein~TIGRFAM: c-type cytochrome biogenesis protein CcmF), with translation MIPELGHLALILALAVALVQGALPLMGAQRGRADWMALARPLAGVQALLVLGAFAALTASFVRHDFSVLYVASNSNSALPLAYRIAGVWGGHEGSLLLWVFMLNVWTVAVALFSRSLPMPFVARIVGVMGLVAAGFHLFMLLTSNPFDRLLPGAPDGRDLNPLLQDPGMVLHPPMLYMGYVGFSVAFSFAIAALLGGNLDATWARWTRPWTTAAWIFMTIGIALGSWWAYYELGWGGWWFWDPVENASFMPWLVGTALIHSLAVTEKRGGFKAWTVLLAISAFSLSLLGTFLVRSGVLSSVHAFATDPKRGLFILAFLVIVIGASLLLYAWRASQVGLGQRFALVSRESMLLLNNMLLAVACAAVLLGTLYPLFLDALNLGKISVGPPYFDTVFALLMAPLVLMMGIGPLARWKNDEIGPLLGRVKWTAVFAVLASVATAFAEGGFSAWGFAGLLMAWWLTASVATDLLERLGRNPAQWPGRFALLPRALLGMMLAHLGVAVFCFGVTIVKTYELERDVKMGRGDTTELNGYVFKMINVRDVEGPNYVAAQGLLEVTKNGRLVATMRPEKRVYRVQQNPMTEAAIDTNPLRDLYVSMGEPVDGGAWVVRVQHKPLVTWIWGGCVLMALGGLLAASDRRYRVKKTADSRLPAGLAPGVNA, from the coding sequence GTGATCCCTGAACTTGGACATCTGGCGCTGATCCTGGCACTGGCGGTGGCCTTGGTGCAAGGCGCGCTGCCACTGATGGGGGCGCAACGGGGCCGTGCCGACTGGATGGCCCTGGCCAGGCCGCTGGCCGGCGTGCAGGCGCTGTTGGTCCTGGGCGCCTTCGCGGCGCTTACCGCCAGTTTCGTGCGGCACGACTTCTCGGTGCTGTACGTGGCCAGCAATTCGAATTCGGCGCTGCCGCTGGCTTACCGCATTGCCGGCGTGTGGGGCGGGCACGAAGGCTCGCTGCTGCTGTGGGTGTTCATGCTGAACGTGTGGACGGTGGCGGTGGCCCTGTTTTCGCGCAGCCTGCCCATGCCCTTCGTGGCGCGCATCGTGGGCGTGATGGGCCTGGTGGCGGCGGGCTTTCACCTGTTCATGCTGCTCACGTCCAACCCCTTTGACCGCCTGCTGCCCGGCGCGCCCGATGGCCGCGACCTGAACCCGCTGCTGCAGGACCCCGGCATGGTGCTGCACCCGCCCATGCTCTACATGGGCTATGTGGGCTTCTCGGTGGCCTTTTCGTTTGCCATCGCCGCGCTGCTGGGCGGCAACCTGGATGCCACCTGGGCCCGCTGGACCCGGCCCTGGACCACCGCGGCCTGGATCTTCATGACCATCGGCATCGCACTCGGCAGCTGGTGGGCCTACTACGAACTGGGCTGGGGCGGCTGGTGGTTCTGGGACCCGGTGGAAAACGCGTCCTTCATGCCCTGGCTGGTGGGCACGGCGCTGATCCATTCGCTGGCGGTGACTGAAAAACGCGGCGGCTTCAAGGCCTGGACCGTGTTGCTGGCGATTTCGGCCTTTTCGCTGTCGCTGCTGGGCACCTTCCTGGTCCGCTCGGGCGTGCTGAGCTCGGTGCACGCCTTCGCCACCGACCCCAAGCGCGGCCTGTTCATCCTGGCCTTCCTGGTCATCGTCATCGGCGCGTCGCTGCTGCTGTATGCCTGGCGCGCGTCGCAGGTGGGCCTGGGCCAGCGCTTCGCGCTGGTGTCGCGCGAAAGCATGCTGCTGCTGAACAACATGCTGCTGGCCGTGGCCTGCGCCGCGGTGCTGCTGGGCACCCTGTACCCGCTGTTCCTGGACGCGCTGAACCTGGGCAAGATCTCGGTCGGCCCGCCGTACTTCGACACCGTGTTCGCGCTGCTGATGGCGCCCCTGGTGCTGATGATGGGCATCGGGCCGCTGGCGCGCTGGAAGAACGACGAGATCGGCCCGCTGCTGGGCCGCGTGAAGTGGACCGCCGTGTTCGCGGTGCTGGCCTCGGTGGCCACGGCCTTTGCCGAAGGGGGCTTTTCGGCCTGGGGCTTCGCCGGGCTGCTGATGGCCTGGTGGCTGACCGCGTCGGTGGCCACCGACCTGCTGGAGCGCCTGGGCCGCAACCCGGCGCAATGGCCGGGCCGCTTCGCGCTGCTGCCGCGTGCGCTGCTGGGCATGATGCTGGCGCACCTGGGCGTGGCGGTGTTCTGCTTCGGCGTCACCATCGTCAAGACCTACGAGCTGGAGCGTGACGTCAAGATGGGCCGCGGTGACACGACGGAACTCAACGGCTACGTCTTCAAGATGATCAACGTGCGCGACGTCGAAGGCCCCAACTACGTGGCCGCGCAGGGCCTGCTGGAAGTCACCAAGAACGGCCGCCTGGTGGCCACCATGCGGCCTGAAAAGCGCGTCTACCGCGTGCAGCAGAACCCCATGACCGAAGCGGCCATCGACACCAACCCGCTGCGCGACCTGTACGTCAGCATGGGCGAGCCGGTGGACGGCGGCGCCTGGGTGGTGCGGGTGCAGCACAAGCCCCTGGTCACCTGGATCTGGGGCGGCTGCGTGCTGATGGCCCTGGGTGGCCTGCTGGCCGCCAGCGACCGGCGCTACCGTGTCAAGAAGACCGCCGACAGCCGCCTGCCGGCGGGCCTGGCCCCTGGAGTGAATGCATGA